One Chitinophagaceae bacterium C216 genomic window carries:
- the gltP gene encoding Proton/glutamate-aspartate symporter codes for MEHIRIIMNKRKSGLLALATFTLVAILHIISFKAISLPQEVLFTSRWLFILTLIIFAWYKKSLTTWILTAMAMGVEIGVDFPAFSQNLQFLSKIFLRLVKTIVAPLLFATLVVGIAGHSNLKQVGRMGWKSLLYFEIVTTFALIIGIVFINITKAGSGIVVPEALLSELPPAVEKTWQDHIIDIFPENIVKSIYEGNVLPIVVFSVIFGIALAMLPEQRKRPMLEFTESLAETMFKFTNIIMHFAPFGVGAAIAVTVGHLGIDILKNLGLLLITLYLALLTFILLILLPIVLFIAKIPLRKFIQAIREPVSIAFATTSSDSALPKALENMEKFGVPRKVVSFVIPTGYTFNLDGTTLYLSLASIFVAQAVGMDLSIGEQLLIGLSLMLTSKGVAAVPRASLVILIATAHTFGLPLWPIMAIYGIDELMDMARTSVNVMGNTLASCVIARWEGEFDDAKAVAFVDE; via the coding sequence TTGGAACATATACGCATAATTATGAATAAAAGGAAATCAGGCCTACTTGCGCTTGCGACTTTTACTTTAGTTGCGATTTTGCATATTATAAGTTTTAAAGCTATAAGCCTTCCTCAAGAAGTGCTATTTACTTCACGATGGCTATTTATTCTTACCCTTATCATCTTTGCTTGGTATAAGAAATCTCTTACCACATGGATCTTGACGGCCATGGCAATGGGTGTGGAAATAGGGGTAGATTTTCCCGCTTTCTCTCAGAATCTTCAGTTTTTAAGTAAAATATTTCTACGGCTGGTTAAAACCATTGTGGCCCCGTTGCTATTTGCAACATTGGTAGTAGGTATTGCTGGGCACAGTAACTTGAAACAAGTGGGAAGAATGGGGTGGAAGTCTTTATTGTATTTTGAAATAGTTACCACCTTCGCACTGATTATCGGTATTGTATTTATTAATATTACTAAGGCGGGCTCTGGAATTGTTGTTCCTGAGGCTTTGTTATCCGAGCTGCCACCTGCTGTTGAAAAAACCTGGCAGGATCATATCATTGATATTTTTCCTGAGAATATTGTAAAATCGATATACGAAGGCAATGTTTTGCCTATTGTGGTATTTAGCGTGATTTTCGGCATCGCCTTAGCAATGCTTCCAGAGCAGCGTAAGCGGCCTATGCTAGAGTTCACCGAAAGTTTGGCAGAAACCATGTTTAAATTTACTAATATTATAATGCATTTTGCGCCGTTTGGTGTGGGTGCAGCTATTGCTGTAACAGTAGGTCATCTAGGGATTGATATTTTAAAAAATCTGGGATTACTACTCATTACCCTCTATCTGGCTCTGCTTACATTTATACTATTGATATTATTACCTATTGTTCTGTTCATTGCTAAAATTCCGCTAAGGAAATTTATTCAGGCTATCAGAGAGCCGGTTTCTATTGCATTTGCTACCACCAGTTCGGACTCGGCCCTACCCAAAGCACTGGAAAATATGGAAAAATTTGGCGTGCCTCGAAAAGTCGTGTCCTTTGTTATTCCTACAGGATATACTTTTAATCTGGATGGTACTACGCTATATTTATCGTTAGCATCCATATTTGTGGCACAAGCTGTAGGTATGGATCTGTCAATAGGAGAACAGCTCTTGATTGGCCTTTCTTTGATGTTAACCAGTAAGGGGGTGGCTGCAGTGCCTAGAGCGTCATTAGTAATATTGATTGCTACAGCGCATACTTTTGGTTTGCCCTTATGGCCTATAATGGCGATTTATGGTATCGATGAGCTCATGGATATGGCAAGAACCAGTGTAAATGTAATGGGTAATACCTTGGCAAGTTGTGTAATTGCCCGTTGGGAGGGAGAGTTTGACGATGCAAAAGCGGTAGCATTTGTTGACGAATAA
- the dedA gene encoding Protein DedA, whose protein sequence is MIELLSTDFHWTELLQPQWYIENGGLWLLLFVVFAETGLFAGFFLPGDSLLFVAGIYAHKIGEGASAAPGLSYQFMKLIGLEHIQNEWVDLIVLWALISLCGILGNMVGYWTGRKVGPAMYNWKENFFFKRRYLEQAHEFYEKNGGFAIIVARFLPFIRTFAPIVAGIVQMNRAKFMLYNIIGSLAWVFSMVFAGHFLQKWLLKATGFDLKEHLEVIVLGIVLITTLPVIIKLISGKKKKTEE, encoded by the coding sequence ATGATTGAATTATTGAGCACAGATTTTCACTGGACCGAATTGTTGCAACCTCAATGGTATATTGAGAACGGTGGCTTGTGGTTATTATTATTTGTGGTATTTGCCGAAACAGGTTTGTTTGCAGGCTTTTTTCTCCCCGGAGATAGCTTATTATTCGTTGCCGGCATCTATGCTCATAAAATAGGAGAGGGGGCTAGCGCAGCGCCAGGACTGTCTTATCAGTTTATGAAGTTGATAGGTTTGGAGCATATACAGAATGAATGGGTAGACTTAATTGTATTATGGGCATTAATTTCATTATGTGGTATTCTAGGAAATATGGTGGGATACTGGACAGGACGTAAAGTAGGTCCTGCTATGTATAATTGGAAAGAAAATTTCTTCTTCAAGCGCCGATATCTGGAGCAAGCTCATGAGTTTTATGAGAAAAATGGAGGATTTGCAATTATTGTAGCAAGATTTTTGCCCTTTATCCGAACCTTCGCGCCCATTGTTGCAGGCATTGTGCAAATGAATCGAGCAAAGTTCATGCTTTATAATATTATCGGCTCTTTGGCATGGGTATTCAGTATGGTATTTGCCGGCCATTTCTTGCAAAAATGGTTGCTCAAAGCCACAGGTTTTGATTTGAAAGAGCATCTTGAGGTAATTGTTCTAGGAATCGTGCTGATTACAACATTACCTGTGATCATAAAATTAATCAGCGGAAAGAAGAAGAAAACTGAGGAATAG
- the rluD_2 gene encoding Ribosomal large subunit pseudouridine synthase D: MNEEEKYTDLDSNEALYQKFVFKTDAGQEPYRIDKFLMNRIEGATRNKIQQAIHNKMVLVNGQEVKPNFKVKPNQEIVVYTDTAPEENEVIPQNIPLNIFHEDDHVIIVNKEAGMVVHPGSGNYDGTLLNGIAWHLQQNAGVDIEKLPRFGLVHRIDKNTSGLLVLAKTELAMRHLAKQFFDHTVDRKYIALVWGDVEQDEGTIIAHVGRNLRYRKLFEAYPEGDHGKEAITHYKVLERFGYVTLVQCVLETGRTHQIRVHMKHIGHPLFNDDFYGGDKIVKGTIYAKYKQFVENCFAICPRQALHAKTLGFTHPATGEKVFFESDIPADIEQVIEKWRRYISSVLTRKNE, translated from the coding sequence ATGAACGAGGAGGAAAAATATACCGATTTAGACAGCAACGAAGCACTGTATCAGAAGTTTGTTTTCAAAACCGATGCCGGACAGGAACCCTATCGCATCGATAAGTTTCTGATGAACCGCATTGAAGGTGCTACACGTAATAAAATACAACAAGCTATTCACAATAAAATGGTATTAGTGAATGGACAGGAGGTAAAACCCAATTTTAAAGTAAAACCTAATCAGGAGATTGTTGTATACACCGATACTGCACCTGAGGAAAACGAAGTTATACCACAAAACATACCGCTGAATATTTTTCATGAAGACGACCATGTAATAATAGTAAATAAAGAGGCCGGCATGGTAGTACATCCCGGCAGTGGTAATTACGACGGCACCCTCCTAAACGGTATTGCATGGCACTTGCAGCAAAACGCAGGCGTAGATATTGAAAAACTTCCTCGCTTTGGTTTGGTGCACCGCATTGATAAAAACACAAGCGGACTTTTGGTGCTGGCCAAAACAGAACTGGCCATGCGGCATTTGGCTAAACAGTTTTTCGATCACACAGTTGACCGCAAATATATTGCGCTGGTTTGGGGCGATGTAGAGCAGGATGAAGGCACCATTATTGCTCATGTAGGGCGTAACCTTCGATATCGAAAGTTATTTGAAGCCTATCCCGAAGGCGATCATGGTAAGGAAGCCATTACGCATTATAAAGTGTTGGAACGATTTGGGTATGTAACACTGGTGCAATGTGTTCTTGAAACTGGACGCACGCACCAGATACGTGTACATATGAAACATATCGGGCATCCTCTGTTTAACGATGATTTTTATGGAGGTGATAAGATCGTAAAAGGCACCATATATGCCAAGTACAAGCAATTTGTAGAAAATTGTTTTGCTATTTGTCCACGTCAAGCCTTACATGCAAAAACATTGGGCTTTACTCATCCTGCCACTGGAGAGAAAGTTTTCTTTGAATCGGACATCCCTGCCGACATAGAGCAAGTTATTGAAAAATGGCGTAGATACATCAGCAGTGTTCTTACCCGAAAAAACGAATAA
- the lipB gene encoding Octanoyltransferase: MRQQIYFQDLGNMRYKDAWDYQEQLLQQNVAAKTRLRELEDAGQLELTADRPDTCHYLLFVEHPPVFTLGKSGNINNVLLSEEHLAKQGIDFFRINRGGDVTFHGPEQLVGYPILDLEKFYTDIGRYLRNIEEVIILTLADYGLKGERSPGETGVWLDPDKRGYERKICAIGVRTSRWITMHGFALNVNTNLNYFNMIVPCGIQGKQVTSLEKELGRKVDMEEVKERVKKNFEKVFEAEMVDMP; this comes from the coding sequence GTGAGGCAGCAAATTTATTTTCAGGATCTGGGTAACATGCGGTATAAGGATGCATGGGACTATCAAGAGCAACTGTTACAGCAAAATGTTGCGGCAAAAACCCGTCTAAGAGAGCTGGAAGATGCCGGCCAGTTGGAACTTACTGCAGATAGACCGGATACCTGCCATTACCTCTTGTTTGTGGAGCACCCTCCTGTATTTACTTTAGGGAAAAGCGGTAATATCAATAATGTATTACTGAGTGAAGAGCATTTGGCAAAACAGGGTATCGACTTTTTCCGTATCAATCGAGGAGGGGATGTCACTTTTCATGGGCCAGAACAACTTGTAGGGTATCCCATTCTTGATTTGGAAAAGTTTTATACAGATATAGGCCGATACCTCCGCAATATAGAGGAGGTGATTATTCTTACATTAGCCGATTATGGCCTAAAGGGGGAACGTTCGCCCGGCGAAACCGGCGTGTGGCTAGATCCTGACAAAAGAGGCTACGAAAGGAAAATCTGCGCTATTGGCGTGCGCACCAGTAGGTGGATAACCATGCATGGATTCGCTCTAAATGTGAATACCAATCTGAACTACTTCAATATGATTGTTCCCTGTGGGATACAGGGCAAGCAGGTAACTTCGCTCGAAAAGGAACTGGGGAGAAAGGTGGATATGGAAGAAGTAAAGGAGCGTGTTAAAAAGAACTTTGAAAAAGTTTTTGAAGCGGAAATGGTGGATATGCCTTAA
- the fabI gene encoding Enoyl-[acyl-carrier-protein] reductase [NADH] FabI, translating into MAYNLLKGKKGIIFGALDEKSIAWKAALKCYEEGAQLVLTNAPVALRMGTINKLSEICGNAPVIGADVTNVDDLKNLIEKSMEHFGGGIDFILHSVGMGLNVRKGKPYTELNYDWNQKTFDISSVSLHKVLKTCWELDALNEHASVVALTYIAAQRVFPSYNEMADAKALLESITRMFGYYYGERKKVRVNTISQSPTPTTAGSGVQGFDSFLSYAEKMSPLGNAPAEACADYIAVMFSDLTRYVTMQNLFHDGGFSFTGVTDKVLNAMKPDA; encoded by the coding sequence ATGGCTTATAATCTTTTAAAAGGGAAAAAAGGAATCATATTTGGTGCTCTGGACGAAAAATCCATTGCCTGGAAAGCAGCGCTGAAATGTTATGAAGAAGGGGCGCAACTGGTACTTACCAATGCTCCGGTAGCATTACGCATGGGAACTATTAACAAACTGTCAGAAATATGCGGTAATGCCCCTGTAATTGGAGCAGACGTTACCAATGTGGATGACCTTAAAAATCTTATCGAAAAATCGATGGAACACTTCGGCGGTGGCATCGATTTTATTTTACACTCCGTAGGAATGGGATTGAACGTGCGTAAAGGTAAACCCTACACCGAATTGAACTACGATTGGAATCAGAAAACATTTGACATATCCTCCGTGAGCCTTCACAAGGTATTGAAAACCTGTTGGGAGCTGGATGCATTGAACGAACATGCAAGCGTTGTGGCACTTACATACATTGCTGCCCAACGTGTATTCCCTTCCTACAACGAAATGGCCGATGCAAAAGCATTACTGGAAAGCATTACCAGAATGTTCGGCTATTATTACGGCGAAAGAAAGAAAGTACGCGTGAACACCATCTCACAATCGCCCACCCCTACCACAGCAGGTAGCGGTGTACAGGGCTTCGATAGCTTCCTTTCTTATGCTGAAAAAATGAGTCCGCTGGGCAATGCTCCCGCTGAAGCCTGTGCAGACTACATAGCCGTAATGTTCAGCGATCTTACAAGATATGTTACCATGCAAAATCTCTTCCACGATGGAGGATTCAGCTTCACAGGTGTTACTGACAAAGTTTTGAACGCAATGAAACCCGACGCATAA